One region of Sphingomonas adhaesiva genomic DNA includes:
- a CDS encoding M20/M25/M40 family metallo-hydrolase, with product MVMMAAAAGAVAAPASAAPGAAPRAGGDAAAQAQALDIARRAIAFRSVAGPGNQTPQLAAYLKSVLVAGGFAADEVTVTPLDDTAYLVARWPGSDRTAKPLVVSGHIDVVEAKPADWQRDPFTPVVENGYLYGRGATDMKLDAAVAMAALIAMKRDGYRPRRDIVLEFSGDEETRMKTSAIIAEQLKNAEMVINIDGGGGRFGEDGKPQFFTWNGAEKTYADFELTVTNPGGHSSAPRPLNAINQLSAALVRIGDYRFTPQLSDLTRTFFLEAAKQKTGELAAAMRAFAADPTDRKAIATLAADPAYVGQIGTTCVATMVSGGHAINALPQRATANINCRIFPGVKPADVMATLRQVAADPAVTIRDVTEGSVANDASPMRPDFVAAVTKAMAKTRPGVPVFPSMSAGASDSMWFRYHHVPSYGASPTFIKESDDFSHGLNERTPIENIAPGIAYYRSLFTDLSK from the coding sequence ATGGTGATGATGGCGGCGGCAGCCGGGGCGGTCGCCGCCCCGGCGTCCGCCGCCCCGGGTGCCGCCCCGCGCGCCGGCGGCGATGCCGCGGCGCAGGCGCAGGCGCTGGACATCGCCCGCCGCGCGATCGCGTTCCGCAGCGTGGCCGGGCCGGGCAACCAGACGCCTCAGCTGGCCGCCTATCTGAAGTCGGTGCTGGTCGCGGGCGGGTTCGCCGCGGACGAGGTGACGGTCACCCCGCTCGACGACACCGCCTATCTGGTCGCGCGCTGGCCGGGCAGCGATCGCACGGCCAAGCCGCTGGTCGTGTCCGGCCATATCGACGTGGTCGAGGCCAAGCCCGCCGACTGGCAGCGCGATCCCTTCACCCCGGTGGTGGAGAACGGCTATCTCTACGGTCGCGGCGCCACCGACATGAAGCTGGACGCCGCGGTCGCGATGGCGGCGCTGATCGCGATGAAGCGCGACGGCTACCGCCCGCGTCGCGACATCGTGCTGGAATTCTCCGGCGACGAGGAAACGCGCATGAAGACCAGCGCGATCATCGCCGAGCAGCTGAAGAACGCCGAGATGGTCATCAACATCGATGGCGGCGGCGGTCGCTTCGGCGAGGACGGCAAGCCGCAATTCTTCACCTGGAACGGCGCGGAGAAGACCTATGCCGATTTCGAGCTGACCGTCACCAACCCCGGCGGCCATTCGTCCGCGCCGCGCCCGCTCAACGCGATCAACCAGCTGTCCGCCGCGCTGGTGCGCATCGGCGACTATCGCTTCACCCCGCAGCTGTCGGACCTGACCCGGACGTTCTTCCTGGAAGCCGCCAAGCAGAAGACGGGCGAGCTGGCCGCGGCGATGCGCGCCTTCGCCGCCGATCCGACCGATCGCAAGGCGATCGCGACGCTGGCCGCGGACCCCGCCTATGTCGGGCAGATCGGCACCACCTGCGTCGCGACGATGGTGTCGGGCGGCCATGCGATCAACGCCCTGCCGCAGCGCGCGACCGCCAACATCAACTGCCGCATCTTCCCCGGCGTGAAGCCCGCGGACGTCATGGCGACCCTACGCCAGGTCGCCGCCGATCCAGCGGTGACGATCCGCGACGTGACGGAAGGGTCGGTCGCCAACGACGCCTCGCCGATGCGCCCCGATTTCGTCGCCGCGGTGACGAAGGCGATGGCGAAGACGCGCCCCGGCGTTCCCGTCTTCCCCAGCATGTCCGCGGGCGCCAGCGACAGCATGTGGTTCCGCTACCACCATGTGCCCAGCTACGGCGCCAGCCCGACCTTCATCAAGGAATCGGACGATTTCAGCCACGGCCTGAACGAGCGGACGCCGATCGAGAACATCGCGCCGGGCATCGCCTACTATCGCTCGCTGTTCACCGATCTGTCAAAATAA
- a CDS encoding DUF4142 domain-containing protein → MKAVSIAMMAAIAGFAAPAVAQAPATPAGYVAAAGAGDLYERQSSQLVLQTTADPKVRSFAQMMLTDHAKSTAQVKAAAARAKVPVAPPKLMPDQSKMIADLRAQSGTARDAAYVAQQKTAHQKALALHRGYADAGTSAPLKAAAAGIAPVVQHHIEMLNAM, encoded by the coding sequence ATGAAAGCCGTATCGATCGCCATGATGGCCGCCATCGCCGGGTTCGCCGCGCCCGCGGTCGCGCAGGCGCCCGCCACACCCGCGGGCTATGTCGCCGCCGCGGGGGCGGGCGACCTCTACGAGCGCCAGTCGAGCCAGCTGGTGCTGCAGACGACCGCCGATCCGAAGGTGCGCTCGTTCGCGCAGATGATGCTGACGGACCACGCCAAGAGCACCGCGCAGGTCAAGGCCGCCGCGGCGCGCGCGAAGGTGCCCGTCGCGCCGCCGAAGCTGATGCCCGATCAGTCAAAGATGATCGCCGACCTGCGTGCGCAAAGCGGCACCGCGCGCGACGCCGCTTATGTCGCACAGCAGAAGACGGCGCATCAGAAGGCGCTCGCGCTCCACCGCGGCTATGCCGACGCGGGCACCTCCGCACCGCTGAAGGCGGCCGCGGCGGGGATCGCGCCGGTGGTCCAGCATCATATCGAGATGCTGAACGCGATGTGA